A stretch of the Nicotiana tabacum cultivar K326 chromosome 6, ASM71507v2, whole genome shotgun sequence genome encodes the following:
- the LOC142182199 gene encoding uncharacterized protein LOC142182199: MGETTFSLVYGAEALIPVEIGELSTRYNQATKESNEEEIQINIDLLEERKETALIRMVAQKQIIKRYYNRKAHLRYFKIGDYVLKKDFQSTKATNIGKLNPNWKGLYKV, encoded by the coding sequence ATGGGGGAGACAACATTTTCACTTGTGTATGGtgctgaagccttaattccagttgaaataggtgaactAAGTACAAGATACAACCAAGCAACCAAAGAGTCAAATGAGGAGGAGATACAAATAAATATTGATTTGCTtgaagaaaggaaagaaacagCCTTGATAAGGATGGTTGCGCAGAAGCAAATTATTAAGCGATATTACAATCGGAAAGCTCATCTTaggtacttcaagattggggactacgTACTCAAGAAAGATTTTCAATCAACAAAAGCAACCAATATAGGAAAATTGAATCCAAATTGGAAAGGACTTTACAAGGTTTGA